In Actinoplanes octamycinicus, the genomic window GACGTCGGCCTTACGGCCTGAAAGTTAGCCGGTTCGTTCCTGCTCACATGCAGGAGAATCGATGCAGTTGGTGGAAGGATGGAGATCGTGGGAACTGCGTTGGCGGAAATGACTATGCCTCAGATCTCGCCGCTTGCCGGTGAGCCGATTGAACGCGCCGACGCCGAGCGCCTGGCGGGAGTGCTCAAGGCGCTCGCCGACCCGGCCCGGCTGCGGCTGCTGAGCCTCATCCAGTCCGCGACGGACGGTGAGGCGTGTGTCTGCGACCTGACGGCCCCGCTGGGCCTCTCGCAGCCGACTGTGAGTCACCACCTGCGGATCCTGACCGAGGCGGGTCTGCTGGAGCGGGAGAAGCGGGGAGTCTGGGCGTACTACCGCCTGGTGCCGACCGCCATCGCGACCATCGCCGACCTGCTGACGCCGCCCCGCAAGCGGGCGACGAAGAAGGCTCGCTGATCGATGGGCACTGCCTGGCGTCACTGGAACATGGGGGCGTGACGCCAGGCCGAGGACCTCTTCCCTGGCCACCCCTGGCGATTCGAGGAGGATCGGGTGAACTACGTCCCTGGTGACCTGCGTGATCAGCTCGCGCACGTGGGTTACGACGTGGTCCAGGCCGGCCTCGTGTGCGGATCCGGCGGCAATCTGTCCGCCCGGATTCCGGACGAGGAGGCCATCTGGGTCACCGCCAGCGGCGCCTGGCTCGACCGGCTGAGCCGGGCCAGCTTCGCGCCGGTCCGGATCACGGACGGTGAACCCGCGACGGTCGGCAGCCTGCCGCCGCCGCGCATCGAGCCGACCAGCGAGCTGGCGTTGCATCTCGCGCTCTACCGCGCCCGGCCGGACGTCAACGCCGTGGTGCACCTGCACCCGCAGACCGCGTTGCTGCTGGACGCGCTCGGCGAGCACATCCGGATCGTCACCACCGACCACGCGTTCTATCTGCGCCGGGTGTCGACGGTGCCGTTCCGGTTGCCCGGCACCACCGAGCTGGCCGCGCTGACCGCGGCGATGGCCTCGGACGGCACCGACTGTCTGGTGCTCAGCCAGCACGGGTGTGTGGTGATGGGCGACTCGGTGGAACTGGCGCACAAACGCGCGCGCAACCTCGAGGAGGCGGCGGCGCTGACCTACAAGGCGCTGGCCGCCGGCCGGTTGGAAAATCTCCGGGACTGCCCGGAGGCGTTCCTGGACCGGCTCTCCGGTTCCGCCGTGGTCACGGTTTAGCGGGACCGCACTGACGCTGCCAGCCGGCCATCCCTACGGCCGGCTGGATTTGCGTCGTCCGCTTCACGATCAAACCCCAGGCTTGACGGTACGACCGGCGCGCGCCCCGATGGGCATGCGTCGGCAGCGCCGTGCCCAGCGCGTACGCGAAGCGGATCTTGATCTTGAGGGGTCGGGTGCCGCCGGTGGAGACACGTCGGCCGGCCCCGGGGAGCGGGACCGGCCGAGTGGTGGACGGATCAGGCGCGGCGGTGCGAGCGGGGCCTGCGGTTGTGGTCCTCGTCGTCGTCGTGCTGGGTGACCGCCTCGGCGAGCCCGGCGATGCTGGCCGCGGCCACCACGCCGACCGCGGCGGCCGGCGTCGGACCCGGAGCGGTGCCGTTCTTCTTCGCCCGCCGCTCCCGGATGATCTCGATGAAGATCGGCAGTGCGGAGATCAGCACGATCAGCACGACCACCGGC contains:
- a CDS encoding ArsR/SmtB family transcription factor, producing MEIVGTALAEMTMPQISPLAGEPIERADAERLAGVLKALADPARLRLLSLIQSATDGEACVCDLTAPLGLSQPTVSHHLRILTEAGLLEREKRGVWAYYRLVPTAIATIADLLTPPRKRATKKAR
- a CDS encoding class II aldolase/adducin family protein gives rise to the protein MNYVPGDLRDQLAHVGYDVVQAGLVCGSGGNLSARIPDEEAIWVTASGAWLDRLSRASFAPVRITDGEPATVGSLPPPRIEPTSELALHLALYRARPDVNAVVHLHPQTALLLDALGEHIRIVTTDHAFYLRRVSTVPFRLPGTTELAALTAAMASDGTDCLVLSQHGCVVMGDSVELAHKRARNLEEAAALTYKALAAGRLENLRDCPEAFLDRLSGSAVVTV